One segment of Paenibacillus sp. FSL R7-0337 DNA contains the following:
- a CDS encoding DUF402 domain-containing protein, whose translation MKRKFGDRSDWKRVLEREYAQSYLETDNFKGYLSLLKIAKVKEPLYVKYFDQKVCIVNDGYSWLQQFPLDKHHSVTTMFDEQGQIVQWYIDICYRNGVSEDNVPWMDDLFLDIVVLPSGEVIQKDSDELDEALLQGRIDSSLYNLARQEADLINSLIKDGKFTLLQLSEQHQDILVHILQT comes from the coding sequence TTGAAAAGAAAATTTGGAGACCGTTCAGATTGGAAACGTGTATTGGAAAGAGAATACGCCCAGTCATATCTTGAAACGGATAATTTTAAAGGCTACTTATCACTTCTGAAGATTGCCAAAGTTAAAGAGCCGTTGTACGTAAAATACTTTGATCAAAAGGTTTGCATTGTAAATGATGGTTATTCGTGGCTTCAACAATTCCCTCTTGATAAGCATCATTCAGTGACTACAATGTTTGACGAGCAAGGGCAAATTGTACAGTGGTATATTGATATATGCTATAGGAATGGTGTAAGTGAGGATAACGTGCCTTGGATGGACGATTTGTTCTTAGATATTGTCGTTTTGCCGTCAGGTGAAGTAATCCAAAAGGATTCGGATGAACTCGATGAAGCATTGCTTCAGGGCAGAATTGACAGCTCTCTATATAACCTCGCAAGACAAGAGGCAGACTTAATTAATTCCCTTATCAAAGACGGGAAATTCACCTTGTTGCAGCTTTCAGAGCAACATCAAGATATTCTTGTACATATACTCCAAACGTAA